The Penaeus vannamei isolate JL-2024 chromosome 4, ASM4276789v1, whole genome shotgun sequence genome segment tctttctctctctctctctctctctctctctctctctctctctctctctctctctctctctctctctctctctctctctccctccctccctccctccctccctccctccttctccactctctctctcttttctctctctctcatttctctctctctctctcatttctctctctctctcatttctctctctctctcatttctctctctctctcatttctctctctctctcatttctctctctctctcatttctctctctctctcgtttctctctctctctcgtttctctctctcctcattctctccctcatttttctctctctctctcctcatttctctctctctctctcctcatttctctctctctcaccctcatttctctctctctcattaccctctctctctcctctcatttctctcttctctctacccatttctctctttctctctctcatttctctctccctctctctcaccctctctctctctctcatttctctctcttctactccctctctctctctctcctaccctcttctctctctctctacccttctctctctctctctacccttctctctctctatacccttctctctctctctctctctctctctctctctctctctctctctctctctctctctctctctctctctctctctctctctctctctctctctctctcctctctctctctctctctctctccttccttctctctctctctctctctctctctctctctctctctctctctccttctctctctctctctctcttcctctacccccctcctctctctctccctctaccccccccctctcctctcttccctctaccccccctctctctccctctaccccccaccccctctctctctctctctaccccccctctctctcctctacccccccctctctctctctccctctacccccctctctctctctctctaccccccctctctctctccttctttgccccctctctctctccctctaccccctctctccctctctctctctctctctactctctctctctctctctctctctctctctctctctctctctctctctcctctctccctctctctctccctctctctctctctcttcccttctctctctctctcatttctttctctctctcatttctctctccctctctctcatttctctctccctctctctcatttctctctccctctacccttctctctctctaccccttctctctctctctacccttctctctctccctacccttctctctctctctctctctctctctctctctctctctctctccttctcctctctctctctctctcctccctctctctctctctctcttctctctccctctctctctctccctccctctaccccctcctactacccctccctctacccccctctctctccctccctctacccctctctctcttcctccctaccccccctctctctctccctctatctctctctctctctctctctacctctctctctctctctctctaccccccctctctctctccctctaccctccctctctccctccctccctccctccctactatctctctctctctctactctctctctctctctctacccccctctctctctctctctaccccccctctctctctccctctaccccctccctctctctctccctctccctccctctctctctccctctacccccctctctccctccctctctctcttcctctctctctctctctctcactctctctctctctctctctctctctctctctctctctctctctctctctctctctcctcctctctctccctccctctctctctctccctctctctctctctccccctcctccctctctctctccctctccccctccttccctcctccctctctctctccctctctctctctctccctctccctctctctccttccctccctccctctccctccccctctctccctctccctctaccccccccctctctctctctgtctctctctctctctctctctctctctctctctctctctctctctctctctctctctctctctctctctctctctctctctctctctctctttctttttttttacaagggtCATCAAGAGACTGTAtcagatgaagatatatattttttaaatattgtacTGATATCTGTACAAATTAATTTTCACAGCTGTAATTGACCTGAACGGAAGATTTTTTGGCGGCCGTCAAGTCAGGGCAGGTTTCTATGAATATGAAGACTTCAAGGCAAAGAGGCTGAATGAACTGACTGAATAAACATTAGGGTGTCATAGCCTGTAGAAGTGGAGTTAGGTCTTCTTACAGTGAATGATGAGACATTGTTTAAGTCAGAGAATTGTCCTTTTTATGTTTCAAAATGTGTGCTGTGTTCACACATACAGTTTAGACTTCATTGTGATCTTACAATAATTGGTCTGTGGCTTTTGATGCTGTTTTGTGTCTTTACTTTCTGTTTTGTAAGAGTAGAGAAAATTATTTCAGATAATCCTACAAAAATACTGTAAATTATGACAGAATTAGGGAAAACAAGGATTATGAATAAAAACCGTaaagctattttttttcttctttacctttaaTATTTAAGTGGAATATACTTTTGTTAGAATTTAAgcttaaataaaaaacaatagcagATTTATTACTGACCTAAAAATATAATactaatgaagagaaaaagaaaacatcagcTTATTTCATAAATTGTGATTtaatatattatgaatatcattatacatAGACTGCTTTAATACTGTATGTAATTCTGAGGCAAATcagaagaaatatatgaaatattaatGGTGAAGAAAGAAACAAGTCAGTGACCACTATCTGTTCCTGAACTCTCAAAGACTGAATATGTCCTGCTGTAAATCCTTATGTGAAAAAATCTAAAGAATAGGCTTGTCAAACCTTTCATTtgtcgctcccctccccccagaaaGTCTACAACTGAAGCTTTGAACTGCTGTGACTAACTTGTATTCTTACTTACAgacaatttactttttttttcttcatagttGCATCTCACTGGCCTCACAAATGAAGGGATATTTTTCACCGCAGAAGTGGTTGGTTGCTTGATAGCCTGACCATCTGTCCAAATAAACACAGTTCTTGTTGGGATGCTTTGAGGGTTGCCCTTCCTTCCACACCTTACGCCCAACTTTCCTGTTGTTGAGCCAGAGAAACTTCGTTCCCGGCCTGTGCACTCCCACCCAGAATGTGTCAGCtggaggaagagttggagatATGTTGAATTGCAGAACAATATGACATtgaaagaatgacagaaaaaatTACACATTTAATAGACTTCAGTTGATTTTCTTTGCTCACACAAGATTTTTCTGCTGAATCAAAGtatcaaaaaataaagatagagagagagagagagtggatgtatCTGCAATTATTCTCATAATATCCCAATTATCTAATTGTTGTTACCCCATaactgtaattattactattattattatttattattattattattactattattattattgttattattattataatctatctggagagagatggatatatagattgaaagatagaaatacagaaaaataaagagagagagatatgatatatCTAACTCACAGTAATGGCGTGACAGGTACTTCTGCAGTGCCCCAAATCTATAAGGCTGTGCAAGCCCTCCATTATACTGCTGGCAAAAGGCATGTGCCCTTCCCCATGAGCTCCAGTGGCGCGTGTCAGACACAATCAAGTAGCATCCTTTGGCTATGAGTGTGAAGGGGGTTGGGCACGATGTCGCTTTACGTGGGAAAAAAGAATACAGGATTAGAGGAATCAAAGAGACAGTTTTCTTTACAGGGAAAGTGAGAAGACctggaagaaaatgaaatgttttGTTGAAAGTAAATCTTTTGGATCATTGTAAGATgagatgttttttctttctaggagagggagaaaaacaagtTTAGTAGAATATAGCACATAGTAGTTCTTTATGTTGCCTAACTTCACTAAAGATTGAATAGAATATGTCATAGGTaattgaaagaaaatggaaatattacaagaaatgaaagagaaaatgaaaacaaagcaaaaatcagtgaagaaaaaaagcaaatatgGACAAATATAGAAACTTCCATCAGGGAACATTACTGTAATTAATATTGAATCTCTCAAGTGTCAATCACAGGACTGCATCTGTTACTCACGAATGGGGGGGATATTGTGATCTGGTTCTTTTGTAGTTGTGGGAGGCAGGGTAGTTGTAGTAGCTCTAGTAgtggttgtagaagtagtaggggTTGTAGAAGTTGTAATAACAGGAGGTGGGGTGCTAGTAGGTTTGGTAGTCATTGGCTTGGCTGTTGTAGTATCTGAAGAGTTAGATTCTGGCACAGTCTCGCCATCTGGCAGGGGCTCGAATATAGTGAGGGAATTGATGATAGAGGTCACATATGTCCCGTTCCCGAAGAGGCCATCTCCTGTGTCctcttcatcctcgtcctcctctccctcttcctcctcctcttcgtagtCTGTCTCCGTGTCAGCATCTTCGTAATCTGGCTCCACCTCTGTGCTGAGTGTGACGTTGACCTTCTCAAGCATTTctgcagacacagagagacagttCTAATGGCTGATGTGGCTCTGTttgtggaggaaaggagagaagggaaggaggatggaaagaaggagagaagggaaggaggatggaaaggagatggtttatgggaaggaaaaggtagaggggggtgagcagaaagagagaaagaaaaaggaaagataaaaagataaaaagagagttagataaagacagataatcagacaaatagagagacagataaagagatgactatgtatgtgtgtgtatatacatgtattcatgtatctatgtatgtatgtgcatatatgtatgtatatatatgtgtgtgtgtgtgtgtgtgtgtgtgtgtgtgtgtgtgtgtgtgtgtgtgtttgtgtgtgtgtgtgtgtgtgagtgtgtgtgtgtgtgtgtgtgtgtgtgtgtgtgtgtgtgtggtgtgtgtgtgtgtgtgtgtgtgtgtggtgagtgtaaagtgagtgagtgagtgagtgagtgagtgggagggtgagtgagtgaagtggagtgagtgtgtgtgtgtgtgtggtgagtgagtgagtgagtgagtgagtgagtgagtgagtgtgtgtgtgtgtgtgtgtgtgtgtgtgtgtgtgtgtgtgtgtgtgtgtgtgtgtgtgtgcatttatatatatacatatatatatacctatatatatatatatatatatatatatatatatatatatatattatatatatatatatatatatatatatatatatatatatatatatatagacacatgtatatatatatatatatatatatatatatatatatatatatatatatatatatatatatatatatatatatatatatatatatatatatatatatatatatatatatatatatatatatatatatagacacatgtgtatatatgtacagatatatatatatatatatatatatatatatatatatatatatatatatatatatatatatatatatatatatatatacatatgtatatatatatatatatatatatatatatataatgtgtatatatataggtatatat includes the following:
- the LOC113821416 gene encoding uncharacterized protein — translated: MRRETFFAAVALLVLASGALADDEPGCPKRATCAMTNVLVNMNELLRVLTSEIQDLRSQVRDSCQAKEKAPWDYSEEEPIADDEADEMLEKVNVTLSTEVEPDYEDADTETDYEEEEEEGEEDEDEEDTGDGLFGNGTYVTSIINSLTIFEPLPDGETVPESNSSDTTTAKPMTTKPTSTPPPVITTSTTPTTSTTTTRATTTTLPPTTTKEPDHNIPPIPTSCPTPFTLIAKGCYLIVSDTRHWSSWGRAHAFCQQYNGGLAQPYRFGALQKYLSRHYSDTFWVGVHRPGTKFLWLNNRKVGRKVWKEGQPSKHPNKNCVYLDRWSGYQATNHFCGEKYPFICEASEMQL